One window of Rasiella rasia genomic DNA carries:
- a CDS encoding cupin domain-containing protein, translating to MMLEVAEKLKKSDVPVVKKIHDANGTKILAIGLRRGVSLAKHKAPCKARLLVIKGEVDFNTEEESMRFACYESYDIPMNVTHSVEAWDDAICLLFLNENS from the coding sequence ATGATGTTAGAAGTAGCCGAAAAATTAAAGAAAAGTGATGTTCCCGTCGTAAAGAAAATACACGATGCGAACGGCACAAAGATTCTTGCTATTGGCTTACGAAGAGGTGTCTCTCTTGCAAAGCACAAGGCTCCATGTAAGGCAAGATTACTTGTTATTAAAGGAGAGGTAGATTTTAATACTGAAGAGGAGAGTATGCGGTTTGCATGTTATGAGAGCTACGACATACCAATGAATGTAACCCATAGTGTGGAAGCTTGGGACGATGCAATTTGTCTCTTGTTTTTAAACGAAAATTCCTAA
- a CDS encoding CcoQ/FixQ family Cbb3-type cytochrome c oxidase assembly chaperone — MLKYIKGNLENIDGVEIYPIISLLIFFIFFVALFWWVFTAKKAHIEEVSKIPLDTNVNDDII, encoded by the coding sequence ATGCTGAAATATATAAAAGGTAATTTAGAGAATATCGATGGTGTAGAAATCTATCCCATTATCTCCCTGCTCATTTTCTTCATTTTTTTTGTTGCGCTTTTCTGGTGGGTATTCACAGCAAAAAAGGCGCATATAGAAGAAGTGAGTAAAATTCCGCTAGACACTAATGTAAATGACGATATTATATGA
- a CDS encoding cbb3-type cytochrome c oxidase N-terminal domain-containing protein — MKTAALLRIIGFSVFGYFFLNWIGTTGETSVFKEQPWLWAIYGVILLIYIAVEICIQALQSVLFRTLNPDAKTRYLADEALAKKNQFSWFKKTYKNLLGSKAIEEEGEIVLDHNYDGIRELDNKLPPWWVYGFYATIIFAVVYLARYHIFDGVGQEGEYQIAVAEAKLEIEEYKRTAKNLVDVNTVELLTEAGDLTAGQAIFTTNCVACHKATGGGGIGPNLTDEYWILGGGIKNVFNTISEGGRAGKGMVSWKTELKPVEMAQVASYLLTLQGTNPPDGKAPEGEIWVDEDAVPDEREVKVTDSTQVDELEKVEPVIKAVEDDAKEQ; from the coding sequence ATGAAAACAGCAGCACTTCTTAGAATAATTGGATTTTCTGTTTTTGGGTACTTTTTCCTAAACTGGATAGGAACAACGGGTGAAACATCTGTGTTTAAAGAACAACCCTGGTTGTGGGCCATTTATGGAGTTATACTACTTATTTACATTGCAGTAGAAATCTGTATTCAAGCACTCCAAAGTGTGTTATTTAGAACGTTAAATCCTGATGCTAAAACGCGGTACTTGGCAGATGAAGCATTGGCGAAGAAAAATCAATTTAGCTGGTTTAAAAAGACCTACAAGAATTTACTAGGCAGTAAGGCAATTGAAGAAGAAGGAGAAATTGTACTAGACCATAACTACGACGGAATTAGAGAACTCGATAATAAGCTGCCACCATGGTGGGTGTATGGTTTTTATGCAACCATCATTTTTGCGGTTGTTTACCTTGCCCGATACCACATTTTTGATGGGGTAGGCCAGGAAGGAGAATACCAAATTGCAGTAGCAGAGGCTAAACTTGAAATTGAAGAATATAAAAGAACAGCTAAAAATTTGGTTGATGTAAATACTGTAGAGTTACTCACAGAAGCTGGAGATTTAACTGCAGGACAGGCAATTTTTACCACCAACTGCGTTGCATGCCATAAAGCAACAGGTGGAGGTGGAATTGGCCCGAATTTAACAGATGAGTATTGGATTTTGGGTGGCGGAATTAAGAATGTGTTTAATACCATATCTGAAGGAGGTCGCGCAGGAAAAGGAATGGTTTCTTGGAAAACAGAATTGAAACCTGTAGAAATGGCACAGGTAGCCAGCTATTTATTGACGCTTCAAGGAACGAATCCGCCAGATGGTAAGGCGCCTGAAGGAGAAATTTGGGTCGATGAAGATGCTGTTCCTGACGAACGAGAAGTTAAAGTAACAGATAGTACGCAAGTTGACGAATTGGAGAAAGTGGAACCTGTTATTAAAGCAGTAGAAGATGACGCTAAAGAGCAGTAG
- the ccoS gene encoding cbb3-type cytochrome oxidase assembly protein CcoS has protein sequence MSIIYVLIAVSVIVAIVFFIAFIFSVKKGQYDDTYTPAIRMLFEDELVKEKPTKKKATITKINSTK, from the coding sequence ATGAGTATTATTTATGTGTTAATCGCCGTAAGCGTGATTGTCGCCATTGTTTTTTTTATCGCGTTTATATTCTCGGTGAAAAAAGGGCAATACGATGATACCTATACCCCAGCTATAAGAATGCTTTTTGAAGACGAGTTGGTAAAAGAAAAGCCAACTAAGAAAAAAGCCACCATAACAAAAATTAATTCTACTAAGTAA
- the ccoN gene encoding cytochrome-c oxidase, cbb3-type subunit I: protein MQTEQFYYDNKIVKKFVNATIFWGIIGMSVGLLLAFMFLFPNVTDGISWLSFGRLRPLHTNAVIFAFVGNAIFAGVYYSTQRLLKARMWKNWLSNLNFWGWQAIIVGAAITLPLGYTTSKEYAELEWPFDIAIAIIWVAFGANLIGTILKRRQRHLYVAIWFYLGTFVTVAVLHIVNSIELPISALKSYSVYAGVQDALVQWWYGHNAVAFFLTTPFLGLMYYFVPKAANRPVYSYRLSIVHFWSLIFIYIWAGPHHLLYTALPEWAQNLGVAFSVMLIAPSWGGMINGLLTLRGAWDKVRTDPTLKFMVVAITCYGMATFEGPMLSLKNVNAIAHFSDWIIAHVHVGALGWNGFLTFGMIYWLVPRLFKTKLWSTKLANFHFWMGTLGIIMYALPMYVAGFVQASMWKQFNPDGTLTYGNFLETLNEIIPMYWMRAIGGTLFILGAFVMLYNIVKTVKQGSEVTDELAEAAPLQRVTKKRTAKEGYHTWLERRPVKLTIYATIAILIGGMVQIIPSLMVDDYVPVISTVKPYTPLELEGRDIYIREGCVSCHSQMIRPFRSEVERYGEYSKSGEYVYDHPFLWGSKRTGPDLFRVGGKYSDNWHLNHFYDPQSTSSGSIMPSYKWLINQELDKTQTEDKMNAMVSLGVPYSDEEIASAQEWMLEQGTQIEKNLYADPDFVKTYEADKKYATENNIDFVEMRNREVVAVIAYLQRLGTDIKIKTQDEVSSNQNQ from the coding sequence ATGCAAACAGAACAATTTTACTACGATAACAAAATCGTAAAAAAGTTTGTAAACGCCACCATTTTTTGGGGTATCATAGGAATGAGCGTGGGTCTTTTACTCGCTTTCATGTTTTTATTCCCCAATGTAACCGATGGGATTTCCTGGCTAAGTTTTGGACGTTTACGTCCGTTGCACACCAACGCGGTCATTTTTGCCTTTGTGGGTAATGCAATCTTTGCAGGGGTGTATTACTCTACCCAGCGATTACTTAAAGCCCGTATGTGGAAAAACTGGTTAAGTAATCTCAACTTTTGGGGATGGCAAGCCATTATTGTGGGAGCAGCAATTACCTTGCCGCTGGGTTATACAACCTCAAAAGAATATGCAGAACTTGAATGGCCGTTTGATATTGCAATTGCAATTATCTGGGTTGCCTTTGGTGCAAACTTAATAGGTACCATTTTAAAGAGAAGACAACGCCATTTGTATGTGGCCATTTGGTTTTATCTAGGCACATTTGTTACGGTTGCTGTATTACACATTGTAAACAGTATAGAATTGCCTATAAGTGCATTAAAAAGCTATTCTGTTTATGCAGGTGTACAAGATGCATTGGTACAATGGTGGTATGGTCATAACGCGGTAGCATTTTTCCTAACCACTCCTTTTCTAGGTTTAATGTACTACTTCGTTCCAAAAGCGGCCAACAGACCTGTATATTCATACAGACTTTCTATTGTACACTTCTGGTCGCTAATTTTTATTTATATCTGGGCAGGACCACACCATTTATTATATACTGCGTTGCCAGAATGGGCACAAAATTTAGGGGTAGCATTTTCTGTTATGTTAATTGCGCCTTCTTGGGGAGGAATGATTAATGGTCTGCTAACACTTCGCGGGGCATGGGACAAGGTAAGAACAGATCCTACATTAAAATTTATGGTCGTAGCCATTACTTGTTATGGTATGGCAACTTTTGAAGGCCCAATGCTTTCGCTGAAAAATGTAAACGCCATTGCCCATTTTAGTGATTGGATTATTGCCCATGTTCATGTAGGTGCCTTAGGCTGGAACGGGTTCTTAACTTTTGGGATGATTTACTGGCTGGTGCCACGACTGTTTAAAACAAAACTGTGGAGCACCAAATTAGCAAACTTCCATTTCTGGATGGGCACCCTAGGAATTATCATGTACGCACTACCTATGTACGTTGCCGGATTTGTACAAGCTTCTATGTGGAAGCAATTTAATCCAGATGGTACACTTACCTACGGAAATTTCCTGGAGACATTAAACGAAATTATACCAATGTACTGGATGCGCGCTATTGGAGGTACGTTGTTCATCTTAGGAGCTTTTGTGATGCTTTACAATATTGTAAAAACTGTAAAGCAAGGTAGTGAAGTAACCGACGAATTAGCCGAAGCTGCTCCATTGCAACGAGTAACAAAGAAAAGAACAGCTAAAGAGGGCTACCACACTTGGCTAGAAAGACGCCCAGTAAAGCTAACAATCTATGCCACCATCGCCATCTTAATTGGAGGTATGGTACAAATTATACCTTCCTTAATGGTAGACGATTATGTGCCCGTAATCTCAACGGTGAAACCTTATACACCTTTAGAATTAGAAGGAAGAGATATCTATATACGAGAAGGTTGTGTTTCTTGTCATTCACAGATGATACGTCCGTTTAGAAGCGAAGTGGAGCGCTATGGTGAATATTCTAAATCTGGGGAGTATGTCTATGACCATCCGTTTTTATGGGGAAGTAAGCGTACCGGTCCAGACCTATTTAGGGTTGGCGGAAAGTATAGTGATAATTGGCACCTTAACCACTTCTACGACCCTCAAAGCACCTCTTCTGGTTCTATAATGCCATCGTACAAATGGCTTATCAATCAGGAACTAGACAAAACGCAAACCGAAGATAAGATGAACGCTATGGTTTCTTTAGGAGTGCCGTATAGTGATGAAGAAATCGCAAGCGCCCAAGAGTGGATGCTAGAGCAAGGTACTCAAATAGAAAAAAACCTATATGCCGATCCTGATTTTGTAAAAACCTATGAAGCCGATAAAAAGTACGCTACAGAAAATAACATCGATTTTGTTGAAATGAGAAACCGAGAAGTAGTTGCCGTAATAGCGTATTTACAACGTCTAGGAACAGACATAAAAATTAAGACACAAGACGAAGTTTCATCAAACCAAAACCAATAG